The Nitrospira tepida genome includes a window with the following:
- a CDS encoding D-alanine--D-alanine ligase family protein: MKKLRVLVLMHEDLVPPDELNGQDPAAAEWKTEYDVVSTLRKLGHEVRPLGVKSDLGVIRAAVEEWHPHIAFNLLEEFDGVAVYDQNVVSYLELLRVPYTGCNPRGLMLARDKSLSKKLLSFHRIPFPDFAVFPMGRSVKRPAYLGFPLIVKSVTEEASLGISQASIVNDEEKLCERVAFIHESVGTGALVEQYIEGRELYVGVMGNGHLRVLPVWELVMDRMPEEAWRIATERVKWSRTYQNKYGIRSGEARNLPDGMEEKIQHLARRVYRALGLSGYARIDLRMDQSGRVYVLEANPNPQISRDEDFAESALKADWTYGDLLQELLNLGLRWCPAKAA; the protein is encoded by the coding sequence ATGAAGAAGCTCCGTGTGCTGGTGCTCATGCACGAAGACCTGGTTCCCCCCGACGAGCTGAACGGGCAGGATCCGGCCGCGGCCGAGTGGAAAACCGAATACGACGTCGTCTCGACTCTGCGCAAGCTGGGCCATGAGGTCCGCCCGCTTGGAGTGAAGAGCGACCTCGGCGTCATTCGAGCGGCCGTGGAGGAGTGGCATCCGCACATCGCGTTCAATCTGCTCGAGGAATTTGACGGCGTGGCCGTCTACGACCAGAACGTCGTCTCCTATCTCGAATTGCTGCGCGTGCCCTATACGGGCTGCAACCCGCGCGGCCTGATGCTGGCGCGGGACAAGAGCCTGTCCAAGAAGCTGCTGTCGTTCCATCGCATTCCCTTTCCGGACTTCGCCGTCTTTCCAATGGGCCGGTCGGTCAAGCGCCCCGCCTATCTGGGCTTTCCGCTGATCGTCAAGTCGGTCACCGAAGAAGCGTCGCTGGGAATCTCCCAGGCCTCCATCGTGAACGACGAGGAAAAGCTGTGCGAGCGCGTGGCCTTCATTCACGAGAGCGTCGGCACGGGCGCGTTGGTGGAACAGTACATCGAAGGGCGCGAGCTGTACGTCGGGGTCATGGGCAACGGCCATCTGCGCGTGCTGCCCGTGTGGGAGCTGGTCATGGACCGGATGCCGGAGGAGGCCTGGCGGATCGCGACCGAGCGGGTGAAGTGGAGCCGGACGTATCAGAACAAGTACGGCATCCGGTCCGGCGAGGCCCGGAATCTTCCCGACGGGATGGAAGAGAAGATTCAGCACCTGGCGCGCCGCGTGTACCGGGCCTTGGGGCTCAGCGGCTACGCCCGGATCGACTTGAGGATGGATCAATCGGGACGGGTGTACGTGCTCGAAGCCAATCCCAACCCACAGATCTCGCGCGATGAGGATTTTGCCGAATCCGCCCTGAAGGCCGACTGGACCTACGGGGACTTGCT
- a CDS encoding putative zinc-binding metallopeptidase, translated as MIRRLSAKKLMPWANWPEQKLLDLRLCDLGLTIDGELLNRQIQRLYDELEAKQIRFRPHFWLSDEWFCPDGVPGIAIPFYLAHPRLARLERTYMLEVEGGTPEWCMRLLRHETGHAIENAYLLRRRSRRQELFGKSSEPYPDHYTPNPYSRSFVQYLEVWYAQSHPDEDFAETFAVWLDPSSLWRRRYAGWPAMKKLQYIEEVMKELAAMPPNVTSRRRIDPLERLNKTLREHYLQKRAHYDVDHAKAYDMWLLRLFSAKPRRPGGMGAAEFLASIRGEVRRTVALWTGQYQYTIDQVIEDMIERCRTLNLRVATPLDQAKLGFTVLLTRQSMNYLHSGRHRVAV; from the coding sequence ATGATCCGGCGATTGTCCGCCAAGAAGCTGATGCCCTGGGCCAATTGGCCGGAACAGAAGCTTTTGGATCTGCGGCTGTGCGACCTGGGCTTGACGATCGACGGGGAATTGCTGAACAGGCAGATCCAGCGTCTGTACGACGAACTCGAGGCCAAACAGATCCGGTTCCGCCCTCATTTCTGGCTCTCCGACGAATGGTTCTGTCCCGACGGGGTGCCGGGCATCGCGATCCCCTTCTATCTCGCCCATCCCAGGCTGGCGCGGCTTGAACGGACCTACATGTTGGAAGTGGAAGGAGGCACGCCTGAGTGGTGCATGCGACTCCTTCGCCACGAGACCGGCCATGCGATCGAGAATGCCTATCTCTTGAGACGCCGCAGCCGGCGCCAGGAACTGTTCGGCAAATCTTCCGAACCCTATCCGGATCACTATACGCCGAACCCCTACAGCCGCAGCTTCGTCCAGTATCTGGAGGTCTGGTACGCGCAGAGCCATCCGGACGAGGATTTCGCCGAGACCTTCGCGGTTTGGCTGGACCCCTCGTCGCTCTGGCGCCGGCGTTATGCGGGCTGGCCGGCAATGAAGAAGCTCCAGTACATCGAGGAAGTGATGAAGGAATTGGCGGCAATGCCGCCGAACGTCACGTCGCGACGCCGCATCGATCCGCTCGAACGGCTGAACAAGACCCTGCGCGAGCACTATCTCCAAAAACGGGCCCATTATGACGTGGACCATGCCAAGGCCTATGACATGTGGCTGCTGCGGCTGTTCTCCGCAAAGCCCCGCCGTCCCGGCGGCATGGGCGCGGCCGAGTTCCTGGCCAGCATCAGGGGCGAGGTGCGCCGGACCGTCGCCTTGTGGACGGGCCAATATCAATACACGATCGACCAGGTCATCGAGGACATGATCGAACGGTGCCGGACGCTCAATCTCCGGGTGGCGACGCCGCTGGATCAGGCCAAGCTGGGGTTCACGGTCCTGTTGACCAGGCAGTCGATGAATTACCTGCACAGTGGCCGGCATCGGGTGGCGGTATGA